The following are encoded together in the Bos javanicus breed banteng chromosome X, ARS-OSU_banteng_1.0, whole genome shotgun sequence genome:
- the PDZD4 gene encoding PDZ domain-containing protein 4 isoform X1 encodes MGCNMCVVQKPEEQYKVMLQVNGKELSKLSQEQTLEALRASKEPLVIQVLRRSPRLRGDGSCHDLQLVDSGTQTDITFEHIMALGKLRPPTPPMVILEPFVPSELPPISHEYYDPAEFMEGGPQEADRMDELEYEEVELYKSSHRDKLGLMVCYRTDEEEDLGIYVGEVNPNSIAAKDGRIREGDRIIQINGMDVQNREEAVAILSQEENTNISLLVARPESQLAKRWKDSDRDDFLDDFGSENEDDLRVRKLKSPPAQQLGHEEEKGAPEAGPGLHNSQELDSGVGRTDESTRNEESSEHDLLGDEPLSTANTPGPLRKFGLQGDALQSRDFHFSMDSLLAEGAGLGGGDVPGLTDEEYERYRELLEIKCHLENGNPLGLPFPRAAASHGALDVNRNESAGHELAVLEEELRHLEFKCRNILRAQKMQQLRERCMKAWLLEEESLYDLAASEPKKHELSDISELPEKSDKDSTSAYNTGESCRSTPLLAEPLPESPLRRVAAAAGNSNLNRTPTGAPGAAQPKATAPPPPGSPAKFRSLSRDPDVGRRQHSAEERVRHGPKTGVALEHVGPEGSPYLSRHHRGPGQEGEHYHSCLQLAAPRGLEDLGPGPLSVAAGPRVGGGAAAVGPEAPRMEWKVKVRSDGTRYVAKRPVRDRLLKARALKIREERSGMTTDDDAVSEMKMGRYWSKEERKQHLIRAREQRKRREFMMQSRLECLREQQNGDSKAELNIIALSHRKTMKKRNKKILDNWITIQEMLAHGTRSADGKRVYNPLLSVTTV; translated from the exons GTGAACGGGAAGGAGCTCTCCAAGCTGTCTCAGGAGCAGACTCTGGAGGCCCTGCGTGCCTCCAAGGAGCCCCTGGTGATCCAGGTGCTGAGACGCAGTCCCCGCCTCCGGGGGGATGGCTCCTGCCACGACCTGCAGCTGGTGGACAGTGGCACTCAGACGGACATCACCTTCGAGCATATCATGGCACTGGGCAAGCTGCGCCCACCCACCCCGCCCATGGTCATCCTGGAGCCGTTCGTCCCATCTGAGCT CCCCCCCATCAGTCATGAGTATTATGACCCAGCGGAGTTCATGGAGGGCGGCCCGCAGGAGGCAGACCGGATGGATGAGCTGGAGTACGAG GAGGTAGAGCTGTATAAAAGCAGCCACCGGGACAAGCTGGGCCTGATGGTCTGCTACCGCACAGATGAGGAGGAGGACCTGGGCATCTATGTGGGAGAG GTGAATCCTAACAGCATCGCAGCCAAAGATGGCCGGATCCGTGAGGGAGACCGTATCATCCAG ATAAACGGCATGGATGTCCAGAACCGAGAGGAAGCGGTGGCCATCCTGAGTCAGGAGGAGAACACCAACATCTCCTTGCTGGTGGCCCGGCCCGAGAGCCAG CTGGCAAAGCGCTGGAAGGACAGCGACCGGGACGACTTCCTGGATGACTTTGGCTCTGAGAATGAGGATGACCTGCGGGTGAGGAAGCTGAAATCCCCCCCAGCCCAGCAG CTTGGACACGAAGAGGAAAAAGGGGCCCCCGAGGCGGGCCCAGGCCTGCACAACAGCCAGGAGCTGGACAGTGGGGTGGGCCGGACAGACGAGAGCACCCGCAACGAGGAGAGCTCCGAGCACGACCTGCTGGGGGACGAGCCCCTGAGCACTGCCAACACGCCTGGGCCCTTGCGCAAGTTCGGCCTGCAAGGGGACGCCCTACAGAGCCGTGACTTCCACTTCAGCATGGACTCCCTGCTGGCCGAGGGCGCGGGGCTGGGCGGCGGTGATGTGCCAGGCCTCACGGACGAGGAGTATGAGCGCTACCGTGAGCTGCTGGAGATCAAGTGTCAcctggagaatggcaacccactgggcTTGCCCTTCCCCCGGGCTGCGGCCAGCCACGGCGCTCTGGATGTCAACCGCAATGAGAGCGCGGGCCATGAGCTGGCCGTGCTGGAGGAGGAGCTGCGGCACCTGGAGTTCAAGTGCCGCAACATCCTGCGGGCACAGAAGATGCAGCAGCTGCGGGAGCGCTGCATGAAGGCCTGGCTGCTGGAGGAGGAGAGCCTGTACGACTTGGCGGCCAGCGAGCCCAAGAAGCACGAGCTGTCTGACATTTCTGAGCTGCCCGAGAAGTCAGACAAGGACAGCACCAGCGCCTACAACACAGGCGAGAGCTGCCGCAGCACCCCACTGCTGGCCGAGCCCCTGCCTGAGAGCCCCCTGCGGCGGGTGGCAGCAGCGGCGGGCAACTCCAACCTCAACCGGACCCCCACGGGAGCCCCTGGCGCCGCCCAGCCCAAGGCCACTGCCCCCCCTCCCCCGGGGAGCCCCGCCAAGTTCCGATCCCTCTCCCGGGATCCCGATGTGGGCCGGAGACAGCACTCGGCTGAAGAGCGGGTCCGCCACGGACCCAAGACGGGGGTGGCCCTGGAGCACGTGGGCCCTGAAGGCAGCCCCTACCTGTCCCGGCACCACCGCGGCCCAGGCCAGGAGGGCGAGCACTATCACAGCTGCCTGCAGCTGGCCGCCCCACGCGGCCTCGAAGACCTGGGCCCCGGCCCCTTGAGTGTGGCCGCTGGCCCCCGGGTGGGTGGAGGGGCCGCGGCTGTGGGCCCTGAAGCACCCCGCATGGAGTGGAAGGTCAAAGTGCGCAGCGATGGGACCCGCTACGTGGCCAAGCGACCCGTGCGCGACCGCCTCCTGAAAGCCCGGGCCCTGAAGATCCGCGAGGAGCGCAGTGGCATGACCACCGATGATGATGCGGTGAGTGAGATGAAGATGGGCCGCTACTGGAGCAAGGAAGAGCGGAAGCAGCACCTGATCCGGGCCCGGGAGCAGCGGAAGCGGCGCGAGTTCATGATGCAGAGCCGGCTGGAGTGCCTTCGGGAGCAGCAGAACGGAGACAGCAAGGCCGAGCTCAACATCATCGCCCTGAGCCACCGCAAGACCATGAAGAAGCGAAACAAGAAGATCCTGGACAACTGGATCACCATCCAGGAGATGCTGGCCCATGGCACACGTTCGGCCGACGGCAAGCGGGTCTACAACCCTCTGCTCTCGGTCACCACCGTGTGA
- the PDZD4 gene encoding PDZ domain-containing protein 4 isoform X2 — MGCNMCVVQKPEEQYKVMLQVNGKELSKLSQEQTLEALRASKEPLVIQVLRRSPRLRGDGSCHDLQLVDSGTQTDITFEHIMALGKLRPPTPPMVILEPFVPSELPPISHEYYDPAEFMEGGPQEADRMDELEYEEVELYKSSHRDKLGLMVCYRTDEEEDLGIYVGEVNPNSIAAKDGRIREGDRIIQINGMDVQNREEAVAILSQEENTNISLLVARPESQLAKRWKDSDRDDFLDDFGSENEDDLRLGHEEEKGAPEAGPGLHNSQELDSGVGRTDESTRNEESSEHDLLGDEPLSTANTPGPLRKFGLQGDALQSRDFHFSMDSLLAEGAGLGGGDVPGLTDEEYERYRELLEIKCHLENGNPLGLPFPRAAASHGALDVNRNESAGHELAVLEEELRHLEFKCRNILRAQKMQQLRERCMKAWLLEEESLYDLAASEPKKHELSDISELPEKSDKDSTSAYNTGESCRSTPLLAEPLPESPLRRVAAAAGNSNLNRTPTGAPGAAQPKATAPPPPGSPAKFRSLSRDPDVGRRQHSAEERVRHGPKTGVALEHVGPEGSPYLSRHHRGPGQEGEHYHSCLQLAAPRGLEDLGPGPLSVAAGPRVGGGAAAVGPEAPRMEWKVKVRSDGTRYVAKRPVRDRLLKARALKIREERSGMTTDDDAVSEMKMGRYWSKEERKQHLIRAREQRKRREFMMQSRLECLREQQNGDSKAELNIIALSHRKTMKKRNKKILDNWITIQEMLAHGTRSADGKRVYNPLLSVTTV; from the exons GTGAACGGGAAGGAGCTCTCCAAGCTGTCTCAGGAGCAGACTCTGGAGGCCCTGCGTGCCTCCAAGGAGCCCCTGGTGATCCAGGTGCTGAGACGCAGTCCCCGCCTCCGGGGGGATGGCTCCTGCCACGACCTGCAGCTGGTGGACAGTGGCACTCAGACGGACATCACCTTCGAGCATATCATGGCACTGGGCAAGCTGCGCCCACCCACCCCGCCCATGGTCATCCTGGAGCCGTTCGTCCCATCTGAGCT CCCCCCCATCAGTCATGAGTATTATGACCCAGCGGAGTTCATGGAGGGCGGCCCGCAGGAGGCAGACCGGATGGATGAGCTGGAGTACGAG GAGGTAGAGCTGTATAAAAGCAGCCACCGGGACAAGCTGGGCCTGATGGTCTGCTACCGCACAGATGAGGAGGAGGACCTGGGCATCTATGTGGGAGAG GTGAATCCTAACAGCATCGCAGCCAAAGATGGCCGGATCCGTGAGGGAGACCGTATCATCCAG ATAAACGGCATGGATGTCCAGAACCGAGAGGAAGCGGTGGCCATCCTGAGTCAGGAGGAGAACACCAACATCTCCTTGCTGGTGGCCCGGCCCGAGAGCCAG CTGGCAAAGCGCTGGAAGGACAGCGACCGGGACGACTTCCTGGATGACTTTGGCTCTGAGAATGAGGATGACCTGCGG CTTGGACACGAAGAGGAAAAAGGGGCCCCCGAGGCGGGCCCAGGCCTGCACAACAGCCAGGAGCTGGACAGTGGGGTGGGCCGGACAGACGAGAGCACCCGCAACGAGGAGAGCTCCGAGCACGACCTGCTGGGGGACGAGCCCCTGAGCACTGCCAACACGCCTGGGCCCTTGCGCAAGTTCGGCCTGCAAGGGGACGCCCTACAGAGCCGTGACTTCCACTTCAGCATGGACTCCCTGCTGGCCGAGGGCGCGGGGCTGGGCGGCGGTGATGTGCCAGGCCTCACGGACGAGGAGTATGAGCGCTACCGTGAGCTGCTGGAGATCAAGTGTCAcctggagaatggcaacccactgggcTTGCCCTTCCCCCGGGCTGCGGCCAGCCACGGCGCTCTGGATGTCAACCGCAATGAGAGCGCGGGCCATGAGCTGGCCGTGCTGGAGGAGGAGCTGCGGCACCTGGAGTTCAAGTGCCGCAACATCCTGCGGGCACAGAAGATGCAGCAGCTGCGGGAGCGCTGCATGAAGGCCTGGCTGCTGGAGGAGGAGAGCCTGTACGACTTGGCGGCCAGCGAGCCCAAGAAGCACGAGCTGTCTGACATTTCTGAGCTGCCCGAGAAGTCAGACAAGGACAGCACCAGCGCCTACAACACAGGCGAGAGCTGCCGCAGCACCCCACTGCTGGCCGAGCCCCTGCCTGAGAGCCCCCTGCGGCGGGTGGCAGCAGCGGCGGGCAACTCCAACCTCAACCGGACCCCCACGGGAGCCCCTGGCGCCGCCCAGCCCAAGGCCACTGCCCCCCCTCCCCCGGGGAGCCCCGCCAAGTTCCGATCCCTCTCCCGGGATCCCGATGTGGGCCGGAGACAGCACTCGGCTGAAGAGCGGGTCCGCCACGGACCCAAGACGGGGGTGGCCCTGGAGCACGTGGGCCCTGAAGGCAGCCCCTACCTGTCCCGGCACCACCGCGGCCCAGGCCAGGAGGGCGAGCACTATCACAGCTGCCTGCAGCTGGCCGCCCCACGCGGCCTCGAAGACCTGGGCCCCGGCCCCTTGAGTGTGGCCGCTGGCCCCCGGGTGGGTGGAGGGGCCGCGGCTGTGGGCCCTGAAGCACCCCGCATGGAGTGGAAGGTCAAAGTGCGCAGCGATGGGACCCGCTACGTGGCCAAGCGACCCGTGCGCGACCGCCTCCTGAAAGCCCGGGCCCTGAAGATCCGCGAGGAGCGCAGTGGCATGACCACCGATGATGATGCGGTGAGTGAGATGAAGATGGGCCGCTACTGGAGCAAGGAAGAGCGGAAGCAGCACCTGATCCGGGCCCGGGAGCAGCGGAAGCGGCGCGAGTTCATGATGCAGAGCCGGCTGGAGTGCCTTCGGGAGCAGCAGAACGGAGACAGCAAGGCCGAGCTCAACATCATCGCCCTGAGCCACCGCAAGACCATGAAGAAGCGAAACAAGAAGATCCTGGACAACTGGATCACCATCCAGGAGATGCTGGCCCATGGCACACGTTCGGCCGACGGCAAGCGGGTCTACAACCCTCTGCTCTCGGTCACCACCGTGTGA
- the PDZD4 gene encoding PDZ domain-containing protein 4 isoform X3, protein MGCNMCVVQKPEEQYKVMLQEVELYKSSHRDKLGLMVCYRTDEEEDLGIYVGEVNPNSIAAKDGRIREGDRIIQINGMDVQNREEAVAILSQEENTNISLLVARPESQLAKRWKDSDRDDFLDDFGSENEDDLRVRKLKSPPAQQLGHEEEKGAPEAGPGLHNSQELDSGVGRTDESTRNEESSEHDLLGDEPLSTANTPGPLRKFGLQGDALQSRDFHFSMDSLLAEGAGLGGGDVPGLTDEEYERYRELLEIKCHLENGNPLGLPFPRAAASHGALDVNRNESAGHELAVLEEELRHLEFKCRNILRAQKMQQLRERCMKAWLLEEESLYDLAASEPKKHELSDISELPEKSDKDSTSAYNTGESCRSTPLLAEPLPESPLRRVAAAAGNSNLNRTPTGAPGAAQPKATAPPPPGSPAKFRSLSRDPDVGRRQHSAEERVRHGPKTGVALEHVGPEGSPYLSRHHRGPGQEGEHYHSCLQLAAPRGLEDLGPGPLSVAAGPRVGGGAAAVGPEAPRMEWKVKVRSDGTRYVAKRPVRDRLLKARALKIREERSGMTTDDDAVSEMKMGRYWSKEERKQHLIRAREQRKRREFMMQSRLECLREQQNGDSKAELNIIALSHRKTMKKRNKKILDNWITIQEMLAHGTRSADGKRVYNPLLSVTTV, encoded by the exons GAGGTAGAGCTGTATAAAAGCAGCCACCGGGACAAGCTGGGCCTGATGGTCTGCTACCGCACAGATGAGGAGGAGGACCTGGGCATCTATGTGGGAGAG GTGAATCCTAACAGCATCGCAGCCAAAGATGGCCGGATCCGTGAGGGAGACCGTATCATCCAG ATAAACGGCATGGATGTCCAGAACCGAGAGGAAGCGGTGGCCATCCTGAGTCAGGAGGAGAACACCAACATCTCCTTGCTGGTGGCCCGGCCCGAGAGCCAG CTGGCAAAGCGCTGGAAGGACAGCGACCGGGACGACTTCCTGGATGACTTTGGCTCTGAGAATGAGGATGACCTGCGGGTGAGGAAGCTGAAATCCCCCCCAGCCCAGCAG CTTGGACACGAAGAGGAAAAAGGGGCCCCCGAGGCGGGCCCAGGCCTGCACAACAGCCAGGAGCTGGACAGTGGGGTGGGCCGGACAGACGAGAGCACCCGCAACGAGGAGAGCTCCGAGCACGACCTGCTGGGGGACGAGCCCCTGAGCACTGCCAACACGCCTGGGCCCTTGCGCAAGTTCGGCCTGCAAGGGGACGCCCTACAGAGCCGTGACTTCCACTTCAGCATGGACTCCCTGCTGGCCGAGGGCGCGGGGCTGGGCGGCGGTGATGTGCCAGGCCTCACGGACGAGGAGTATGAGCGCTACCGTGAGCTGCTGGAGATCAAGTGTCAcctggagaatggcaacccactgggcTTGCCCTTCCCCCGGGCTGCGGCCAGCCACGGCGCTCTGGATGTCAACCGCAATGAGAGCGCGGGCCATGAGCTGGCCGTGCTGGAGGAGGAGCTGCGGCACCTGGAGTTCAAGTGCCGCAACATCCTGCGGGCACAGAAGATGCAGCAGCTGCGGGAGCGCTGCATGAAGGCCTGGCTGCTGGAGGAGGAGAGCCTGTACGACTTGGCGGCCAGCGAGCCCAAGAAGCACGAGCTGTCTGACATTTCTGAGCTGCCCGAGAAGTCAGACAAGGACAGCACCAGCGCCTACAACACAGGCGAGAGCTGCCGCAGCACCCCACTGCTGGCCGAGCCCCTGCCTGAGAGCCCCCTGCGGCGGGTGGCAGCAGCGGCGGGCAACTCCAACCTCAACCGGACCCCCACGGGAGCCCCTGGCGCCGCCCAGCCCAAGGCCACTGCCCCCCCTCCCCCGGGGAGCCCCGCCAAGTTCCGATCCCTCTCCCGGGATCCCGATGTGGGCCGGAGACAGCACTCGGCTGAAGAGCGGGTCCGCCACGGACCCAAGACGGGGGTGGCCCTGGAGCACGTGGGCCCTGAAGGCAGCCCCTACCTGTCCCGGCACCACCGCGGCCCAGGCCAGGAGGGCGAGCACTATCACAGCTGCCTGCAGCTGGCCGCCCCACGCGGCCTCGAAGACCTGGGCCCCGGCCCCTTGAGTGTGGCCGCTGGCCCCCGGGTGGGTGGAGGGGCCGCGGCTGTGGGCCCTGAAGCACCCCGCATGGAGTGGAAGGTCAAAGTGCGCAGCGATGGGACCCGCTACGTGGCCAAGCGACCCGTGCGCGACCGCCTCCTGAAAGCCCGGGCCCTGAAGATCCGCGAGGAGCGCAGTGGCATGACCACCGATGATGATGCGGTGAGTGAGATGAAGATGGGCCGCTACTGGAGCAAGGAAGAGCGGAAGCAGCACCTGATCCGGGCCCGGGAGCAGCGGAAGCGGCGCGAGTTCATGATGCAGAGCCGGCTGGAGTGCCTTCGGGAGCAGCAGAACGGAGACAGCAAGGCCGAGCTCAACATCATCGCCCTGAGCCACCGCAAGACCATGAAGAAGCGAAACAAGAAGATCCTGGACAACTGGATCACCATCCAGGAGATGCTGGCCCATGGCACACGTTCGGCCGACGGCAAGCGGGTCTACAACCCTCTGCTCTCGGTCACCACCGTGTGA